One Cedecea neteri DNA segment encodes these proteins:
- the folM gene encoding dihydromonapterin reductase translates to MNRPILITGAGQRIGLALAQHFLAKSQPLIVSYRTRHPAVDKLEQAGVTCLYADFSTNEGILEFAQRVKSHTPALRAIIHNASEWKPETRETAPGDTLQAMMQVHVAAPYLLNHELEDLLRGHGQAGSDIIHLTDYVAERGSDKHIAYAASKAALENMTLSFALKLAPEVKVNAIAPALIMFNDGDDADYRQRSLNKSLMKIAPGEQEIVSLVEYLLTSRYVTGRSHAVDGGRHLR, encoded by the coding sequence ATTAACCGACCCATTCTTATCACCGGTGCAGGCCAACGTATCGGCCTGGCACTGGCTCAGCATTTTCTGGCTAAATCTCAGCCGTTAATTGTCAGTTACCGCACGCGCCATCCTGCTGTCGATAAACTCGAACAGGCTGGCGTCACATGCCTGTACGCCGACTTTTCAACAAACGAAGGCATCCTGGAATTCGCTCAACGAGTGAAGTCGCACACGCCTGCTCTGCGGGCCATCATCCATAATGCCAGCGAATGGAAGCCGGAAACCCGCGAGACTGCGCCAGGCGATACACTGCAGGCAATGATGCAGGTTCATGTGGCAGCACCTTATTTACTTAATCATGAACTGGAAGATTTACTTCGCGGGCACGGGCAGGCCGGCAGCGATATTATCCATCTGACAGATTACGTCGCGGAACGTGGTAGCGATAAACATATTGCCTATGCCGCCAGCAAAGCGGCACTTGAAAATATGACGCTCTCTTTTGCGCTAAAGTTGGCCCCGGAAGTTAAGGTCAACGCCATCGCGCCAGCGCTGATTATGTTTAACGACGGGGATGATGCCGACTATCGCCAGCGCTCGCTGAACAAATCGCTGATGAAAATCGCCCCCGGCGAACAGGAAATTGTGAGTCTGGTTGAGTATCTGTTGACCAGCCGCTATGTCACCGGCAGAAGCCATGCAGTAGACGGCGGACGACACCTACGCTAA
- the rstA gene encoding two-component system response regulator RstA, with protein MSKIVYVEDDPEVGGLIAAYLGKHDIDVIVETRGDRAEAVIQQQQPDLVLLDIMLPGKDGMTLCRDLRPQWDGPIVLLTSLDSDMNHILSLEMGANDYILKTTPPAVLLARLRLHLRQRVSAQQTVETTTSNLKPHKAIRFGTLCIDPLNRQVTLGDDNVVLSTADFDLLWELATHAGQIMDRDALLKNLRGVTYDGMDRSVDVAISRLRKKLLDNATEPFRIKTVRNKGYLFAPHAWESEA; from the coding sequence ATGAGCAAAATAGTTTACGTGGAAGACGATCCTGAGGTTGGTGGCCTGATAGCCGCTTATCTCGGGAAACATGACATTGACGTTATTGTCGAAACCCGCGGCGATCGCGCCGAGGCCGTTATCCAGCAACAGCAGCCTGACCTGGTACTTCTGGATATTATGCTGCCAGGAAAAGATGGCATGACGCTATGTCGCGATCTTCGCCCGCAGTGGGATGGCCCGATTGTACTGCTGACGTCATTAGACAGTGATATGAACCACATCCTCTCACTTGAGATGGGTGCTAATGACTATATTTTGAAAACGACGCCGCCTGCCGTCCTCCTGGCACGGCTTCGTCTGCATCTGCGCCAGCGCGTTTCAGCGCAACAAACGGTCGAGACAACCACCAGTAACCTCAAACCGCATAAAGCTATCCGCTTTGGCACGCTGTGCATTGACCCGCTTAACCGCCAGGTGACGCTGGGGGATGACAATGTCGTGCTGTCTACCGCGGATTTCGATCTCCTGTGGGAGTTGGCAACGCATGCTGGACAGATAATGGATCGCGATGCCCTGTTAAAAAATCTGCGCGGCGTGACCTACGATGGAATGGATCGCAGCGTGGATGTGGCTATCTCCCGTCTGCGTAAAAAGTTACTCGATAATGCGACAGAGCCTTTCCGGATCAAAACCGTTCGCAACAAAGGCTATTTATTTGCCCCTCATGCCTGGGAAAGCGAAGCTTAA